Proteins encoded within one genomic window of Rhipicephalus microplus isolate Deutch F79 unplaced genomic scaffold, USDA_Rmic scaffold_16, whole genome shotgun sequence:
- the LOC142784998 gene encoding uncharacterized protein LOC142784998 translates to MWEFDAFIEEGDEDFASYVKRFGHYCKVAGVQDEELKKSAFISAIGKKAYKTLKDLLLPAKPEEKTFEDLVKVLSGHYEPSSQVIAERFKFNRRYQGEGESVAAFAVTLKHMAAKCNYGTFLDDALRDRFVAGLRNSTIQTGLLKRKKLTFKSACVFAKSVELAERESRGFRPTANTDADIHALKKTGKEPEFASKPKNSSMQSCYQCGQEHDTRCCRYRKFKCHLCKRVGHLARMCRCKQPAPGTVHNVSDEASGGTELLLHGVYLVGTEQPYEVEVEIAGQLVKMQVDTGAAVSLVPECVYRQLKQPP, encoded by the coding sequence ATGTGGGAATTTGACGCCTTCATAGAAGAAGGAGACGAAGATTTCGCATCGTATGTAAAACGGTTTGGGCACTATTGCAAAGTAGCCGGCGTACAAGACGAAGAACTTAAAAAGTCAGCCTTCATCTCTGCCATAGGAAAGAAAGCGTACAAGACGCTTAAGGACCTTCTTCTACCTGCAAAACCTGAAGAGAAGACGTTCGAGGACTTGGTGAAAGTGCTGAGTGGCCACTACGAGCCTTCAAGTCAAGTCATTGCAGAGCGTTTCAAATTCAACAGGAGGTACCAAGGAGAAGGGGAGTCCGTCGCGGCATTTGCAGTCACGCTGAAGCACATGGCAGCCAAGTGCAACTACGGTACGTTTCTCGACGACGCTTTACGGGACCGGTTCGTCGCTGGGTTACGGAATTCCACCATTCAGACGGGTTTACTGAAGAGGAAGAAACTGACGTTCAAATCGGCCTGCGTTTTTGCTAAGAGCGTTGAGCTAGCGGAGCGGGAGTCGAGGGGATTCCGACCAACTGCGAACACGGATGCCGACATTCACGCTCTAAAGAAGACGGGGAAGGAACCGGAGTTTGCCAGCAAGCCGAAGAACAGTTCAATGCAAAGCTGCTATCAATGCGGTCAAGAGCATGACACCCGTTGCTGCCGTTATCGTAAATTCAAATGCCATCTTTGCAAGCGCGTGGGACATTTGGCGCGCATGTGCAGatgcaagcaaccggcgcctggCACCGTCCACAACGTGAGTGACGAAGCGAGCGGAGGCACAGAGCTGCTGCTGCACGGTGTGTATCTGGTGGGCACAGAACAACCATATGAAGTTGAAGTAGAGATAGCCGGCCAGCTTGTGAAGATGCAAGTAGATACGGGCGCAGCCGTATCACTCGTTCCGGAATGCGTTTACCGGCAGCTAAAGCAGCCGCCGTAG